Below is a genomic region from Lysobacter terrestris.
GCGTCGCCTGCTCGAACTCAACGCGCCCGACATCATCGTGCGCAACGAGAAGCGCATGCTGCAGGAATCGGTCGACGCGCTGATGGACAACGGCCGTCGCGGCCGCGCCATCACCGGCACCAACAAGCGCCCGCTCAAGTCGCTCGCCGACATGATCAAGGGCAAGCAGGGCCGCTTCCGCCAGAACCTGCTCGGCAAGCGCGTCGACTACTCGGGCCGTTCGGTCATCGTGGTCGGTCCGTACCTGAAGCTGCACCAGTGCGGCCTGCCGAAGAAGATGGCGCTCGAGCTGTTCAAGCCCTTCATCTTCGCCAAGCTGCAGCGCCGTGGTCTCGCCACCACGATCAAGGCCGCCAAGAAGCTGGTCGAGCGCGAAGAGCCGATGGTGTGGGACATCCTCGAAGAGGTGATCCGCGAGCATCCGGTGCTGCTGAACCGCGCCCCGACCCTGCACCGCCTCGGCATCCAGGCGTTCGAGCCGGTGCTGATCGAAGGCAAGGCGATCCAGCTGCATCCGCTCGTGTGTACGGCATTCAACGCCGACTTCGACGGTGACCAGATGGCCGTGCACGTGCCGCTCTCGCTGGAAGCCCAGCTGGAAGCGCGCGCGCTGATGATGGCGTCGAACAACATCTTGTCGCCCGCGAACGGCGAGCCGATCATCGTGCCGTCGCAGGACGTCGTGCTCGGCCTGTACTACATGACCCGCGCCCTGGAGAACAAGGCGGGCGAGGGCATGGCGTTCGCCAACGTGGCCGAAGTCAAGCGCGCCTACGACAACCGCGCCGTGCAGCTGCACGCCAAGTGCAAGGTGCGCATCACCGAAACGGTGGTGGGCGAGGACGGTTCGCGTACCAAGAAGACCTCGATCGTCGACACCACCGTCGGCCGGGCGCTGCTGCGCGAGATCCTGCCGGAAGGCCTGCCGTTCGCGCTGGCCAACGTCGAGCTGACCAAGAAGAACATCTCGCGCCTGATCAACTCGTGCTACCGCATGCTCGGCCTGAAGGACACCGTGGTGTTCGCCGACCAGCTGATGTACACGGGCTTCAGCTACGCGACCCGCGCGGGCGTGTCGATCGGCATCGACGACATGAAGATCCCGGCCGAGAAGAAGGGCATCCTGGACGAAGCCGAGCAGGAAGTGCTCGACATCCAGCAGCAGTACCAGTCGGGCCTGGTCACCGCCGGCGAGCGCTACAACAAGGTCGTCGACATCTGGTCGCGTACCAATGAGCGCGTCGCCAAGGCGATGATGGACACGATCGGTACCGACTCGGTGGCCAACGCCAAGGGCGAAATGGTCCCGCAGAAGTCGATGAACTCGATCTACATCATGGCCGACTCCGGCGCGCGTGGTTCGCAGGCGCAGATCCGCCAGCTCGCCGGTATGCGCGGCCTGATGGCCAAGCCGGACGGCTCGATCATCGAGACGCCGATCACCGCGAACTTCCGCGAAGGCCTGAACGTCCTGCAGTACTTCATCTCGACCCACGGTGCCCGTAAGGGCCTCGCGGATACCGCGCTGAAGACCGCGAACTCCGGTTACCTGACCCGTCGCCTCGTCGACGTGGCGCAGGACGTGGTCATCACCGAAACCGATTGCGGCACGCTCGACGGCCTGACCATGACCCCGATCGTGGAAGGCGGCGACGTGGTCGAGCCGCTGCGCGACCGCGTGCTGGGTCGCGTCGTGGCCGAGGACGTGTTCCTGCCGGGCAACGACGAGGATCCGATCGTCACCCGCAACACGCTGCTCGACGAAGCCTGGGTCGCGAATCTTGAAGACGCCGGCGTGCAGTCGATCAAGGTGCGTTCGACGATCACCTGCCAGAGCTCGTTCGGCGTGTGCTCGCACTGCTACGGTCGCGACCTCGGCCGCGGCCACCTGGTCAACCACGGCGAAGCGGTCGGCGTCGTCGCCGCGCAGTCGATCGGTGAGCCGGGTACCCAGCTGACCATGCGTACGTTCCACATCGGTGGTGCGGCGTCGCGTGCGGCCGCCATCGACAACGTGACGGTCAAGACCACCGGTTCGATCAAGTACAACAACCTCAAGTTCGTCGAGCACAGCCAGGGTCACCGCGTGGCCGTGTCGCGTTCGGGCGAACTGTCGGTCCTCGACAACCACGGCCGCGAGCGCGAGCGCTACAAGCTGCCGTACGGTGCGACCATCGCGGTCAAGGACGGCGCGGAAATCAAGGCCGGCCAGCAGGTCGCCAACTGGGATCCGCATAACCACCCGATCGTGTCGGAAGTGGCCGGCTTCATCCGCTTCATCGACTTCATCGACGGCGTCACCGTCATCGAGAAGACCGACGAACTGACCGGCCTGGCTTCGCGCGAAATCACCGATCCGAAGCGTCGCGGTTCGCAGGGCAAGGACCTGCGCCCGATCGTGCGCATCGTCGACAAGAACGGCAAGGACCTGTCCATCCCTGGTACCGACCTGCCGGCGCAGTACATGCTGCCGCCGCGCTCGATCGTGAACCTGCAGGACGGTGCGCCGGTCGGCGTCGGCGACGTGGTCGCGAAGATCCCGCAGGAAGCGTCGAAGACCCGCGACATCACCGGTGGTCTGCCGCGCGTGGCCGACCTGTTCGAAGCGCGCAAGCCGAAGGACCCGGCGATCCTCGCCGAAATCTCGGGCGTGGTTTCGTTCGGCAAGGACACCAAGGGCAAGCAGCGCCTGATCATCAAGCCGGTCGACGGTGACGAGCACGAAGAGCTGATCCCGAAGTACCGCCAGATCATCGTGTTCGAAGGCGAACACGTGGAGAAGGGCGAAACCGTGGTGGACGGCGAACCGAGCCCGCAGGACATCCTGCGCCTGCTCGGCGTCGAGCCGCTGGCCGTGTACCTGACCAAGGAAATCCAGGACGTCTACCGCCTGCAGGGCGTGAAGATCAACGACAAGCACATCGAGGTGATCGTTCGCCAGATGCTGCGCAAGGTCGAGATCACCGACGCCGGCGACAGCAAGTTCCTCAATGGCGAGCAGGTCGAGCGCCAGCGCTTCGTCGAGGAAAATGCCCGCCTGCAGTCGAAGGGCGAGATCCTGTCCAAGGCCGATCCGGTCCTGCTGGGCATCACCAAGGCCTCGCTGGCGACCGAGTCGTTCATCTCGGCGGCGTCGTTCCAGGAAACCACCCGCGTCCTCACCGAGGCGGCGGTCCGCGGCACCCGCGACGGCCTGCGCGGCCTGAAGGAGAACGTGATCGTCGGTCGCCTGATCCCGGCCGGTACCGGCCTGGCGTACCACACCCAGCGCCGCCGTTCGGCCTCCGGCCTGACCGAGTCCGAACTGGAGACGCTGGCCGGCGGCACGGTCGAGGCTCCGGTCGCGGCCGAGGGTGCGGAAGCCGAGGCTTCGACCGAAGAGTAAGCAGCACGGCGCCCCCGCCATCCGGCGGGGGTGCTCCGACCGCCACCCGGCCCCGCCGGGCTGTGGAAGGGAGGCCGAAGGCGCCGCAGGGCGCCCCGGCTACAAAACGGCAAAAAAGCGCGTTATACTTCCGCGCTTTCCGACGGGCAGCCCTCCGGGCTGGTGCCGTCCAGATCACCAAAAGAGGCGCACGGAGCGCCTCGTGTTGGGCCCAGGGTAGGGCGGGATCGCTGAGTTTCCCGGGCGCGCATGCGCGTTCGGGCGGATAGTCCGCGCTGGCGATGAAACGCCAGGCGCGGGCTATGTGCTTTCGTCTCGGCGGTCCGGAGCATTCCGGGCTGCCGAATCGTTTTTCCAGAAGTTTCACCCCAGGCTCCGGCCTTCAATCAAAGAGTCACAGATGGCGACGATCAATCAGCTGGTGCGCAAGCCGCGCAGCCCTGAAACCTACAAGAGCGCCTCGCCGGCGCTGGCGAACTGCCCGCAGCGTCGTGGCGTTTGCACCCGCGTCTACACCACCACCCCGAAGAAGCCGAACTCGGCTCTGCGCAAGGTGGCCAAGGTGCGCCTGACCAACGGTTACGAAGTCATTTCGTACATCGGCGGCGAAGGCCACAACCTGCAGGAGCACAGCGTGGTGCTGATCCGCGGCGGCCGCGTCAAGGACCTCCCGGGTGTGCGTTACCACACCGTGCGCGGTTCGCTCGACGCCGCTGGCGTGACCAAGCGTCGCCAGAGCCGTTCGAAGTACGGCGCCAAGCGCCCGAAGTCCTGATCCAGGGCCCAACAGATTTCGCGCCGCTGCATCCGTAGCGGCTTCGTCAAAAGATTTAGCAAAAGGTACGCACCATGTCGCGTAAAGGTTCCACCCCGCAGCGTTCGGTTCTGCCCGATCCCAAGCACGGCAGCGAGACGATCGCGCGCTTCATCAACATGGTCATGCAGAGCGGCAAGAAGTCGATCGCTGAAAAGATCGTCTATGGCGCCATGGACGTGATCAGCGAAAAGAACGCCAACGCCGTCGAGCTGATCGAGAAGGCGCTGGGCAACGTGTCCCCGGCGGTCGAGGTCAAGTCCCGCCGCGTCGGTGGCGCGACCTACCAGGTGCCGGTCGAAGTGCGCGCTTCCCGCCGCCTCGCCCTGGCGATGCGCTGGCTGATCGATTCGGCCCGCAAGCGTGGCGAAAACAGCATGCCGCGCAAGCTGGCTGCTGAACTCCTGGATGCTTCCGAAAACCGTGGTGGCGCGATCAAGAAGCGCGAAGAAACCCACCGCATGGCGGAAGCGAACAAGGCGTTCGCCCACTACCGCTGGTAATCCCGTCGACGGCGCCGGTAGCGGCCGTCCGGAACCAGTAGTAAGCCGTGGCGACGTGATCGTCGCCCGGCAAATCGGGGGCCGCCGCGAGGCGGCGTCCGGCCATCTGCAGATCGTCGGCTTCGGCCGGTGAATCTCAGCAACCAGATCGCAAACAAAGAGAGTGTCCCGTGGCTCGCACCACTCCCCTCGAGCGTTACCGCAACTTCGGCATCATGGCCCACATCGATGCCGGCAAGACCACCACGTCTGAACGCATCCTGTTCTACACCGGCGTCAGCCACAAGATCGGCGAAGTGCACGAAGGTGCCGCGACGATGGACTGGATGGAGCAGGAGCAGGAGCGCGGCATCACCATCACGTCCGCCGCGACCACGGCGTTCTGGAAGGGCATGGACAAGTCCCTGCCCGAGCACCGCCTCAACATCATCGACACCCCCGGCCACGTCGACTTCACCATCGAAGTCGAGCGTTCGCTGCGCGTGCTCGACGGCGCGGTGTTCGTACTGTGCGCCGTCGGTGGCGTGCAGCCGCAGTCCGAGACCGTGTGGCGCCAGGCCAACCGTTACTCGGTGCCGCGCATGGCGTTCGTCAACAAGATGGACCGCACCGGTGCCAACTTCGACAAGGTCGTCGAGCAGCTGAAGTCGCGCCTGGGCGCGT
It encodes:
- the rpoC gene encoding DNA-directed RNA polymerase subunit beta', which produces MKDLLNLFNQQRPAIDFDAIKIALASPDLIRSWSYGEVKKPETINYRTFKPERDGLFCAAIFGPIKDYECLCGKYKRMKHRGVVCEKCGTEVTLAKVRRERMGHIDLASPVAHIWFLKSLPSRIGLMLDMTLRDIERILYFEAYVVTEPGLTPMERGMLLNEEQYMQARQEHGDDFEAAMGAEAVYDLLRTIDLQSEMIQLKEDIASTGSETKLKRLTKRIKLVEAFLESGNRPEWMVMTVLPVLPPDLRPLVPLDGGRFATSDLNDLYRRVINRNNRLRRLLELNAPDIIVRNEKRMLQESVDALMDNGRRGRAITGTNKRPLKSLADMIKGKQGRFRQNLLGKRVDYSGRSVIVVGPYLKLHQCGLPKKMALELFKPFIFAKLQRRGLATTIKAAKKLVEREEPMVWDILEEVIREHPVLLNRAPTLHRLGIQAFEPVLIEGKAIQLHPLVCTAFNADFDGDQMAVHVPLSLEAQLEARALMMASNNILSPANGEPIIVPSQDVVLGLYYMTRALENKAGEGMAFANVAEVKRAYDNRAVQLHAKCKVRITETVVGEDGSRTKKTSIVDTTVGRALLREILPEGLPFALANVELTKKNISRLINSCYRMLGLKDTVVFADQLMYTGFSYATRAGVSIGIDDMKIPAEKKGILDEAEQEVLDIQQQYQSGLVTAGERYNKVVDIWSRTNERVAKAMMDTIGTDSVANAKGEMVPQKSMNSIYIMADSGARGSQAQIRQLAGMRGLMAKPDGSIIETPITANFREGLNVLQYFISTHGARKGLADTALKTANSGYLTRRLVDVAQDVVITETDCGTLDGLTMTPIVEGGDVVEPLRDRVLGRVVAEDVFLPGNDEDPIVTRNTLLDEAWVANLEDAGVQSIKVRSTITCQSSFGVCSHCYGRDLGRGHLVNHGEAVGVVAAQSIGEPGTQLTMRTFHIGGAASRAAAIDNVTVKTTGSIKYNNLKFVEHSQGHRVAVSRSGELSVLDNHGRERERYKLPYGATIAVKDGAEIKAGQQVANWDPHNHPIVSEVAGFIRFIDFIDGVTVIEKTDELTGLASREITDPKRRGSQGKDLRPIVRIVDKNGKDLSIPGTDLPAQYMLPPRSIVNLQDGAPVGVGDVVAKIPQEASKTRDITGGLPRVADLFEARKPKDPAILAEISGVVSFGKDTKGKQRLIIKPVDGDEHEELIPKYRQIIVFEGEHVEKGETVVDGEPSPQDILRLLGVEPLAVYLTKEIQDVYRLQGVKINDKHIEVIVRQMLRKVEITDAGDSKFLNGEQVERQRFVEENARLQSKGEILSKADPVLLGITKASLATESFISAASFQETTRVLTEAAVRGTRDGLRGLKENVIVGRLIPAGTGLAYHTQRRRSASGLTESELETLAGGTVEAPVAAEGAEAEASTEE
- the rpsL gene encoding 30S ribosomal protein S12, whose product is MATINQLVRKPRSPETYKSASPALANCPQRRGVCTRVYTTTPKKPNSALRKVAKVRLTNGYEVISYIGGEGHNLQEHSVVLIRGGRVKDLPGVRYHTVRGSLDAAGVTKRRQSRSKYGAKRPKS
- the rpsG gene encoding 30S ribosomal protein S7, whose translation is MSRKGSTPQRSVLPDPKHGSETIARFINMVMQSGKKSIAEKIVYGAMDVISEKNANAVELIEKALGNVSPAVEVKSRRVGGATYQVPVEVRASRRLALAMRWLIDSARKRGENSMPRKLAAELLDASENRGGAIKKREETHRMAEANKAFAHYRW